The Setaria italica strain Yugu1 chromosome IX, Setaria_italica_v2.0, whole genome shotgun sequence genome has a window encoding:
- the LOC101778133 gene encoding uncharacterized protein LOC101778133, which yields MPEMSDVASKLFSEFLIKRCRNYLKMLALIIDEREKERSRFVSKNGLVDDPVLVEKERVMINPWRQEDKEIFMEMFAKFGKNFSKISSFLMHKTTADCVEFYYKHHKSDSFREVKKVLDLRQQQPASNFLGAKSGKKWNPEANAASLDMLGVASVVATHGLEYANRVEKISAKSLIRTAYGSNVSFAAKKSSDRECIDNVPLHERESVAADVLVGSGGSRRRCTYTACGKKK from the exons ATGCCTG AAATGTCAGATGTTGCAAGCAAGttattttcagaatttttgatTAAGCGCTGCAGAAACTACTTGAAAATGCTAGCCCTGATTATagatgagagagagaaggaacgCTCAAGGTTTGTCAGCAAGAATGGCTTGGTTGATGACCCTGTTTTAGTCGAGAAGGAGCGGGTAATGATAAATCCATGGAGAcaagaagataaggaaatatTTATGGAGATGTTTGCTAAATTTGGTAAGAATTTCTCCAAGATCTCCAGTTTCCTTATGCACAAAACTACTGCCGACTGTGTTGAGTTCTACTACAAGCATCATAAATCAGACAGTTTCCGAGAAGTCAAGAAAGTTTTGGACCTTCGTCAACAACAACCTGCTAGCAATTTTCTCGGAGCAAAATCTGGGAAGAAATGGAATCCCGAGGCAAATGCTGCTTCTCTTGATATGCTAGGGGTAGCATCAGTAGTAGCTACCCATGGCCTTGAATATGCAAACAGAGTGGAGAAAATCTCTGCGAAATCCCTCATCCGGACTGCATATGGGTCCAATGTTTCTTTTGCGGCCAAAAAATCTTCTGATAGGGAGTGCATTGACAATGTACCTTTGCATGAGAGAGAATCTGTAGCTGCTGATGTGTTAGTGGGATCCGgcgggagcaggcggcg GTGCACATATACAGCATGTGGCAAGAAAAAGTAA
- the LOC101781991 gene encoding protein ALP1-like — protein MDGNGDDHFSQPDPAFPSGAFDLYSQADSYQGPRSGMQALDLNSQVDEFPAFSSYADILRSDHGGVARGGGARTPGLRVAHNGGGDSRGGGATRGGGASADKGRGAGGSRGCGAARSRGGGANRVGGTGGSRGRGRATRNLFIGSASAGGAAGGGGRGGGRVGGRRRRGGSDHEDYVYADEGYAPEVADGVEVIFPGSSKDPYLILHCRKRNREFVQMMLTLGMYYESYIHKAPRRVASVTGIEWVTETLSNPTSCYNMFRMSCPLFNQLHDLLVDSYGLRATRDMSTVEALGMFLWILGAPQSLRQVEDRFVRSLETISRTFDKVLGTVLKLAVHNIRPQDPEFKTVHKRLLNPRFAPYFNNCIGAIDGTHVPVVVPSEKVMQYTNRHGYTSQNVLAICDFDMRFTFVVSGWPGSVHDMRVFSDAIEKYGDKFPHPPTGKFYLVDSGYPNRPGYLSPYKGTKYHLPEFRNGPMPRGMQETFNYAHSSLRNVIERSFGVLKMKWRILMGIPSFPMHKQSKIIVACMAIHNFIRENSVADREFDLYDCDENGVPMPGTSNRGGGETSTQVEEEDSNMNAFRDEIAHALYNRSR, from the exons ATGGACGGCAACGGCGACGACCACTTCTCGCAGCCGGATCCGGCCTTCCCCTCCGGCGCCTTCGACCTGTACTCCCAGGCGGATTCGTATCAAGGACCACGATCCGGGATGCAGGCCTTGGATCTGAACTCCCAGGTCGACGAGTTCCCCGCCTTCAGCTCGTACGCCGACATCCTCCGGAGTGACCACGGCGGAGTTGCTCGAGGGGGCGGTGCTCGCACACCCGGGCTTCGCGTGGCCCACAATGGCGGCGGAGacagcagaggaggaggcgccacgagaggtggcggcgcaagtGCTGACAAGGGTCGCGGCGCCGGGGGGAGCAGAGGATGCGGCGCCGCGAGAAGCAGAGGTGGTGGTGCAAACCGTGTCGGCGGCACTGGCGGTAGCAGAGGTCGTGGGCGGGCGACTAGGAACCTATTCATTGGTTCCGCGTCTGCTGgtggtgctgccggcggcggtggacgcggCGGTGGACGTGTGGGTGGCCGTCGTCGACGTGGAGGCAGTGACCATGAAGATTATGTGTATGCTGACGAAGGATACGCGCCAGAGGTTGCTGATGGCGTGGAAGTGATATTTCCTGGCTCTTCAAAG GATCCATACCTCATATTGCACTGTCGTAAGAGGAATCGGGAGTTCGTCCAAATGATGTTAACACTCGGTATGTACTACGAATCTTACATACACAAAGCTCCAAGGAGGGTTGCATCAGTGACGGGCATTGAATGGGTAACAGAAACATTATCAAATCCGACCTCTTGTtataacatgtttaggatgagttGCCCATTATTTAATCAACTTCATGATCTATTAGTTGACTCATATGGTTTGAGAGCCACTCGAGATATGTCAACAGTGGAGGCCTTAGGAATGTTCCTATGGATATTAGGTGCACCGCAGTCACTTAGGCAAGTTGAGGATCGATTTGTGAGGTCGTTGGAGACAATAAGCCGTACGTTCGACAAAGTGTTAGGCACTGTTCTTAAGCTAGCAGTACATAATATTAGGCCACAGGACCCTGAATTTAAGACGGTGCACAAGAGATTACTCAACCCTCGGTTTGCTCCGTATTTCAACAACTgtattggagctattgatggGACACACGTTCCAGTCGTGGTGCCAAGTGAAAAGGTCATGCAATATACAAACAGGCACGGGTATACCTCACAGAATGTGttagctatttgtgacttcgacatgaggttTACATTTGTTGTTAGTGGATGGCCAGGATCGGTCCATGATATGAGAGTGTTCAGTGATGCCATAGAAAAATACGGTGACAAGTTTCCACATCCTCCTACAG GCAAGTTTTACCTTGTTGATTCGGGGTATCCAAACCGTCCCGGTTACCTATCACCTTACAAGGGTACGAAGTACCATCTACCGGAGTTTCGTAATGGTCCAATGCCCAGAGGTATGCAAGAGACCtttaattatgcacattcatcccttagaaatgttatcgagaggtcattcggagttttgaagatgaagtggaggatacTGATGGGTATACCAAGTTTTCCAATgcacaagcaaagcaaaattattGTGGCTTGCATGGCAATTCACAATTTTATCCGAGAGAATAGTGTTGCCGATAGGGAATTTGATTTGTACGATTGTGATGAAAATGGTGTCCCAATGCCCGGAACTTCAAACCGCGGAGGAGGTGAGACAAGTACccaagtagaagaagaagatagcAACATGAATGCATTTCGAGATGAAATAGCTCATGCCTTGTACAATAGGTCTAGATAA
- the LOC101784010 gene encoding probable calcium-binding protein CML43 — protein sequence MLDLVPTVFDQHGCLIVSVSSFLIMVLIQLQPLLDNVSSASRSIRSASLAVVRLLARDDSVVVLDDDSGGVAPPRQQHRHCERCAQRGASRSDVVAVMDSLRLVSGDDDAKACGGCAAMWAAVDDLLEGKVASEAELREAFYVFDRDEDGFVGAGELWNVMRRLGMAEGAAQEDCRRMIAAHDADGDGRISFREFRAMMENAV from the coding sequence ATGCTGGACCTAGTGCCGACGGTCTTCGATCAGCACGGCTGCCTCATCGTGTCGGTGTCATCTTTCCTGATCATGGTGCTCATCCAGCTCCAGCCTCTGCTCGACAATGTCAGCTCGGCGAGCAGGAGCATACGCTCGGCGTCGCTGGCGGTCGTGCGTCTTCTGGCCCGCGACGACAGCGTCGTTGTCTTGGacgacgacagcggcggcgtGGCACCCCCACGGCAGCAGCATCGGCATTGCGAGCGGTGCGCTCAGAGGGGCGCGTCGCGCTCCGACGTCGTGGCGGTCATGGATAGCCTCCGCCTGGTGTCCGGTGACGACGATGCAAAGGCGTGCGGCGGGTGCGCGGCGATGTGGGCGGCGGTGGACGACCTGCTGGAGGGCAAGGTCgcgagcgaggcggagctgaGGGAGGCGTTCTACGTGTTCGACCGCGACGAGGACGGCTTCGTGGGCGCCGGGGAGCTCTGGAACGTGATGCGGCGGCTCGGGATGGCCGAGGGCGCGGCGCAGGAGGACTGCCGGAGGATGATCGCGGCgcacgacgccgacggcgacggcaggaTCAGCTTCCGCGAGTTCAGGGCCATGATGGAGAACGCGGTTTAG
- the LOC101784424 gene encoding E3 ubiquitin-protein ligase SIRP1, whose amino-acid sequence MDEGQGVRYWCHMCEEVIDPMPEMKCPSCEGGFVEEMDSEGFEPATNTRSDRSLSLLAPLLLGVLGGSSRRSRLRRAAMEDADADEDDDEDDSDRELEVPSRRRRRRGSSALARLLQTIHDDIRGLDDTDSDTERDMERERRERQRAERRVERQRAERRAERLREIERLSDRGRERTESLILINSNNEAIILQGTFGRDDNQEESSNTSSGVSLGDYFLGPGLDILLQRLAESDLSRSGTPPAKKEAVDSLPTVNIKELLGCSVCLEDFEMGAEAKQMPCQHKFHPHCILPWLELHSSCPVCRFQLPTEETKNPCESASGAGAMNGDGDNAAASSSSDTEGTNRNGDNRSDSPIFSALSALFSDPSSSDDDEGAPHSSES is encoded by the coding sequence ATGGATGAAGGCCAGGGAGTGAGGTACTGGTGCCACATGTGCGAGGAGGTGATCGATCCTATGCCTGAGATGAAGTGCCCGAGCTGTGAGGGCGGGTTTGTGGAAGAGATGGACTCTGAAGGCTTTGAACCAGCTACGAACACGAGGTCTGAtcgctccctctctctcttggcTCCACTGCTTCTTGGTGTGCTGGGGGGTTCGTCGCGCAGATCAAGACTCAGGAGGGCGGCCATGGAGGACGCCGATgctgatgaggatgatgacgaggatgaTTCAGACCGTGAGCTTGAAGTTCCCAGTAGGAGGCGAAGGAGGAGGGGCTCATCAGCGCTTGCCAGGCTGCTCCAAACTATCCATGATGACATAAGGGGCTTGGATGACACTGACAGTGATACAGAGAGAGACatggagagagaaagaagggagAGGCAGAGGGCGGAGAGGAGGGTGGAGAGGCAGAGGGCGGAGAGGAGGGCGGAGAGGTTAAGGGAAATAGAGAGACTGAGCGATCGTGGGAGGGAGAGGACAGAAAGCCTAATACTGATCAACTCCAACAATGAGGCTATTATTCTCCAAGGAACATTTGGACGCGATGACAACCAGGAGGAATCAAGCAACACAAGTTCTGGTGTATCACTTGGGGATTACTTTCTTGGTCCAGGCTTAGATATTCTCTTGCAGCGTTTGGCAGAGAGTGATCTCAGTCGTTCTGGCACACCACCTGCCAAGAAGGAAGCAGTGGATTCATTGCCAACTGTGAACATCAAGGAACTGTTGGGCTGTTCAGTCTGTCTTGAGGACTTTGAGATGGGTGCAGAAGCAAAGCAGATGCCCTGTCAGCACAAATTCCACCCTCATTGCATCCTTCCATGGCTGGAGCTTCATAGTTCTTGCCCAGTCTGTCGATTTCAGTTGCCTACCGAGGAGACAAAGAACCCATGTGAATCAGCCAGTGGTGCTGGGGCTATGAACGGTGATGGAGACAATGCTGCTGCAAGCAGTAGTAGTGATACAGAGGGTACTAACCGCAATGGAGACAACCGCTCAGATAGTCCTATCTTCTCTGCTTTGAGCGCACTCTTCTCTGATCCATCCTCatcagatgatgatgaaggtGCTCCACACTCTTCTGAGAGCTGA